A portion of the Flavobacterium magnum genome contains these proteins:
- a CDS encoding porin family protein: MKKRTAILFLLANMALFNANAQETTATVADNREAIRFGVKAGINLSNVYDDNDNDFVADSKVGFAGGAFLTIPIGQVLGFQPEVMYSEKGFKVTGSFLGSDYEYKRTNTYIDIPLQLQFKASPVFSILAGPQFSYLIQTKNNFNDGQFTNEQEADINGENYKKNIFGFTVGADLNFDNFVISARGAWDISKTDSDGGSSNINYKNQVLQLAVGYAF, encoded by the coding sequence ATGAAAAAGAGAACCGCCATTTTATTCCTGTTAGCCAATATGGCTTTATTCAATGCAAACGCGCAGGAAACGACCGCAACAGTAGCTGATAATAGAGAAGCTATCCGCTTCGGGGTAAAAGCAGGGATTAACCTGTCTAATGTGTATGATGACAACGACAATGATTTCGTCGCTGACAGCAAAGTCGGGTTTGCCGGAGGGGCATTCCTTACAATTCCGATTGGCCAGGTACTTGGCTTCCAGCCCGAGGTGATGTATTCTGAAAAAGGATTTAAAGTCACCGGATCATTCCTGGGCAGTGATTACGAATACAAAAGGACCAACACATACATTGACATCCCGCTTCAGTTGCAATTCAAGGCGAGTCCCGTTTTCTCCATCCTGGCCGGGCCGCAGTTTTCATACCTGATCCAGACGAAGAATAATTTTAACGACGGCCAGTTTACAAACGAACAGGAAGCAGATATCAACGGCGAAAATTACAAGAAGAATATTTTCGGTTTTACCGTTGGTGCTGATTTGAACTTCGACAATTTCGTGATCTCTGCGCGTGGCGCCTGGGACATCAGTAAGACAGACAGCGACGGCGGTTCATCTAACATCAACTACAAGAACCAGGTGCTGCAACTCGCTGTAGGTTACGCGTTTTAA
- a CDS encoding AI-2E family transporter gives MNETIKLPFYARIALILVGLIALFYIFYVSQDIIVPVIFAFIFSILLRPVMQFFRKLRFPHVLAVIFTVLIFVLVVLGIIIFLSVQISDFTEDWGMIKKNFTIHLSHLQEYVRAHFDISRREQQEYIDSATKDTMKTGKAMLGTTLLSFTDTLMSLILVPIYMFLMLLYRTHFMKFLCKLFKSEHHAKLEEIITQIKIAVKGYITGLIIEMVIVSILTMVGFMIIGVKYAILLGLLTGLLNLIPYIGILFAGFLSIVASLTGSPDLSIILGVIIVNFIVQFIDNNILVPMIVSSKVEINAFISILGIIIGGAIAGIPGMFLAIPLIAIMKVICDRIDFLEPWGYLVGDDLPKTYQWRKIKFPLYTYENSATVHVAEEIKKPLFTVTSTVPKPEEGTEESKPNKPSELP, from the coding sequence ATGAATGAAACTATAAAGTTGCCGTTTTACGCCCGTATCGCACTCATCCTCGTAGGCCTGATCGCGCTGTTCTACATTTTTTATGTGAGTCAGGACATTATCGTCCCGGTAATTTTTGCGTTCATTTTTTCCATCCTGCTTCGACCTGTAATGCAGTTTTTCAGAAAACTGCGCTTTCCGCATGTACTGGCGGTTATATTTACCGTGCTCATATTTGTGTTGGTCGTGTTGGGAATTATCATTTTTCTTTCGGTACAAATCAGCGATTTTACCGAAGATTGGGGTATGATCAAAAAGAATTTCACAATACACCTCTCACACCTTCAGGAGTATGTCAGGGCTCATTTTGACATCAGCCGCCGCGAGCAGCAGGAGTATATCGACAGCGCTACAAAGGATACGATGAAAACCGGTAAAGCCATGCTTGGCACCACTTTGCTCAGTTTTACCGATACCCTGATGAGCCTGATTCTGGTTCCCATCTATATGTTCCTGATGCTGTTGTATCGGACCCATTTCATGAAATTCCTCTGTAAATTGTTTAAGTCTGAGCATCATGCGAAGCTTGAAGAAATCATTACACAAATTAAAATTGCCGTCAAAGGATACATTACAGGACTGATAATTGAAATGGTAATCGTGTCGATACTGACTATGGTAGGCTTTATGATAATCGGTGTAAAATATGCGATTCTCCTGGGACTGCTTACGGGACTGCTTAACCTGATTCCTTATATCGGTATATTATTTGCCGGATTCCTGAGCATCGTGGCCTCTTTGACCGGGTCTCCGGACCTTTCGATCATACTCGGTGTCATCATCGTCAACTTCATAGTGCAGTTTATCGACAACAACATCCTTGTGCCAATGATTGTAAGCTCAAAAGTTGAAATCAACGCTTTTATCTCAATCCTCGGAATTATCATCGGAGGGGCAATTGCGGGCATTCCGGGCATGTTCCTGGCCATACCGCTGATTGCAATCATGAAGGTGATCTGCGATCGGATTGATTTTCTCGAACCCTGGGGATATTTGGTCGGGGACGACCTTCCGAAAACCTACCAATGGCGTAAGATAAAATTTCCGCTCTACACCTACGAAAACAGCGCCACAGTACACGTCGCCGAAGAAATCAAAAAGCCCTTGTTCACGGTCACTTCCACCGTTCCGAAACCGGAAGAAGGAACTGAAGAAAGTAAACCCAACAAACCATCTGAATTGCCATGA
- a CDS encoding LTA synthase family protein, with protein sequence MSRFPRLQEYKALFYRILLAYVFYFVARLLFYWYNATLIPIDGPWEFLTLYYHGLAFDTTAILYVNALFIVFSILPFTVNTRPGYQKFLFYLYFITNLIAYAANFIDFIYYRFNFGRSTVAITDSIAHESNKALLFWNFLTGYWHVFLLFFVMAGLWICLYRKFKVKPDRILFYGRYFVASVVAFLAITALTIGGIRGDFKKSTRPINLIDASRYVRVASQADIVMNTPFAIIRTMFSNSFKKINLVSNSDIEALVVPVKQYHNNPPSKPNVVIFILESNAREYYGCLNKNTQIPNYRGYTPFVDSLAQHSLIFTNAYSNGHKSIHAVSSILAGIPSFKDAFTSSPYPKQPTESLVSTLESEGYATSFFHGAPNGSMGFLGYSNILGTDRYFGKTEYNNDDDFDGVWGIWDEPFFQFFDRELNKQNQPFLATLFSVSSHEPYKVPAKYEGKFPKGDVNIHQCIGYTDYALKQFFAKAKSQPWFRNTIFILVGDHGNTVFYDEYKKEFNRNAVAMMIYRPDGKYAGVNDDFAQQIDLYPTVLDMIGYSKPFRSWGRSLISDTKVPPFVIKYSANLYQMMSGNYICTFDGKKAVGFYAKTDKGMEHNLISKRNPEMNLLERRCKAFLQDYMERVIDKRLGGSTMR encoded by the coding sequence ATGTCCAGATTCCCCAGACTCCAGGAATATAAAGCCTTGTTTTACCGTATCCTGCTGGCCTACGTCTTTTACTTCGTGGCCAGACTGTTGTTTTACTGGTACAACGCCACACTAATCCCGATAGATGGCCCGTGGGAATTCCTGACGCTTTACTATCATGGGCTCGCGTTTGACACTACCGCCATCCTTTACGTAAATGCGCTGTTCATAGTATTTTCGATCCTGCCATTTACCGTGAATACCCGTCCGGGGTACCAGAAATTCCTTTTTTACCTGTATTTTATTACAAACCTGATCGCATACGCTGCCAACTTCATCGACTTTATTTACTACCGATTTAATTTTGGAAGATCGACAGTGGCCATCACCGATTCAATAGCGCATGAATCCAATAAGGCTTTGCTTTTCTGGAACTTCCTCACAGGATACTGGCACGTATTTCTGTTGTTTTTTGTCATGGCCGGACTTTGGATCTGTTTGTACAGGAAATTCAAAGTGAAGCCGGACCGTATCTTGTTTTACGGGCGGTATTTCGTTGCTTCGGTCGTCGCGTTCCTGGCGATAACCGCACTGACAATTGGCGGTATACGCGGCGATTTTAAGAAAAGCACCCGACCGATCAACCTCATTGATGCCAGCCGTTACGTACGTGTTGCGAGCCAGGCAGATATTGTGATGAACACGCCTTTCGCCATTATCCGAACCATGTTCAGCAACAGTTTTAAAAAAATTAACCTGGTTTCCAATTCCGATATTGAGGCATTGGTGGTGCCTGTAAAACAATACCACAACAACCCGCCGTCAAAGCCGAATGTCGTCATTTTCATACTCGAGAGCAACGCCCGGGAGTATTACGGATGCCTCAATAAAAATACGCAAATCCCCAACTATCGGGGGTACACGCCTTTTGTAGATTCACTCGCACAGCACAGCCTGATTTTTACCAATGCCTATTCGAACGGGCACAAGTCAATCCATGCGGTATCATCAATACTCGCAGGGATACCATCGTTTAAAGACGCATTTACGTCATCACCATACCCGAAACAACCCACGGAATCCCTGGTCTCTACACTTGAAAGTGAAGGGTATGCCACGTCTTTTTTCCATGGCGCACCAAACGGGTCGATGGGCTTCCTGGGATATTCGAATATTTTGGGCACAGATCGGTATTTTGGCAAAACGGAATACAATAATGACGATGATTTTGACGGGGTATGGGGCATCTGGGATGAACCTTTTTTCCAGTTTTTTGATCGTGAACTCAACAAGCAAAACCAACCTTTTTTAGCAACCCTGTTTTCGGTTTCCTCGCACGAACCGTACAAAGTCCCTGCCAAATACGAAGGTAAATTCCCGAAAGGTGACGTAAATATCCACCAATGCATAGGCTACACGGATTATGCGTTGAAGCAATTTTTTGCAAAGGCCAAATCGCAACCCTGGTTCCGGAACACGATATTTATTCTCGTCGGCGATCATGGCAACACCGTCTTTTACGATGAATACAAAAAGGAATTTAACCGCAACGCCGTAGCAATGATGATCTATCGTCCGGACGGCAAATATGCTGGCGTGAATGATGATTTTGCACAGCAGATCGACCTGTATCCGACGGTTTTGGATATGATCGGATATAGCAAACCGTTCAGAAGTTGGGGGAGGAGCCTCATCAGTGATACCAAAGTGCCGCCGTTTGTCATCAAGTATTCGGCCAATCTGTATCAGATGATGTCCGGCAATTACATCTGCACTTTTGACGGAAAAAAAGCCGTCGGTTTTTATGCGAAAACCGACAAAGGCATGGAACACAACCTGATCTCAAAGCGCAATCCGGAAATGAACCTGCTCGAACGGCGTTGTAAAGCATTCCTTCAGGATTATATGGAACGGGTTATCGATAAGCGACTGGGCGGCAGTACGATGAGATGA
- a CDS encoding MlaE family ABC transporter permease has translation MTNTTPIKRIGYYARKKTIDVTEGTISNSNKFKKFAVDTADVFLFLFNVVRNTFSRGFEFREFTKQCFEIGNKSLPLISITGVIIGLVLTIQSRPVLVDFGAETMLPGMVAISIIREMGPVICALICAGKIGSGMGAEIGSMRVTEQIDAMEVSSTNPIRFLIVPRVLAATLMLPLLVLYADALGILGSWAGANIKGDVSFVLFITQAFGDVEFIDLIPAFIKTFFFGAVIGLTGCYKGYNAGRGTESVGIAANSAVVMASLLVIVVDLIAVQITDML, from the coding sequence ATGACAAACACTACGCCCATCAAAAGAATCGGCTACTATGCAAGGAAGAAAACCATTGACGTCACTGAGGGGACGATCAGCAACAGCAACAAATTCAAAAAATTTGCCGTAGATACGGCTGATGTGTTCCTGTTTCTTTTTAACGTCGTCAGGAATACGTTCTCACGAGGTTTCGAATTTCGTGAATTCACGAAACAATGCTTTGAGATCGGGAACAAATCCCTGCCGCTTATTTCCATTACCGGTGTTATTATTGGATTGGTACTGACGATACAATCGCGTCCGGTACTGGTTGATTTCGGTGCCGAGACCATGCTTCCGGGCATGGTTGCGATATCAATTATCAGGGAAATGGGTCCGGTAATCTGTGCGCTGATCTGTGCCGGAAAAATCGGTTCAGGAATGGGTGCCGAAATTGGGTCGATGCGTGTTACAGAGCAGATTGATGCCATGGAAGTCTCATCCACCAATCCCATCCGATTCCTGATCGTACCACGCGTGTTGGCTGCCACACTGATGCTGCCCTTATTGGTTTTATATGCGGATGCACTGGGTATCCTCGGAAGCTGGGCCGGAGCAAATATTAAAGGCGATGTAAGTTTTGTGCTTTTCATTACGCAGGCATTTGGCGATGTGGAATTTATAGACCTGATCCCTGCATTTATCAAGACTTTTTTCTTTGGTGCCGTTATCGGACTCACAGGCTGCTACAAAGGCTATAATGCCGGGAGGGGAACCGAAAGTGTAGGGATTGCAGCCAATTCTGCCGTAGTCATGGCTTCGCTGCTTGTTATTGTTGTTGACCTCATTGCGGTACAAATCACAGATATGCTATGA
- a CDS encoding MlaD family protein, which yields MEATNTTYKLRLGIFIIVGITLFFAAIFIIGKQKNLFDPVFTLTSNFRNVSGLQVGNTVRFSGINVGTVDNIRIVNDSTVKVSMLIKKDVQRFIKADSEAGIGSEGIIGDKVIVLSPGNYKSGIVKDGQLIASSEPVETDAIMQSLSVTADNAAVASEEIADILIKINKGEGTLGRLIQDKKMAENIDATLGNLKRSSKGLEENMEAAKHNFLLRGYFRKKEKAKKEAEEKAKKEAEKKAEKAKDAKEKK from the coding sequence ATGGAAGCAACGAACACTACTTACAAATTGCGCCTCGGAATTTTCATCATCGTCGGAATCACACTTTTCTTCGCCGCAATCTTCATTATCGGCAAGCAGAAAAACCTTTTTGATCCGGTTTTTACGCTCACTTCTAATTTTCGCAATGTAAGCGGACTGCAGGTTGGCAACACCGTGCGGTTTTCCGGAATCAACGTGGGGACTGTGGACAATATCCGCATCGTCAACGACTCGACCGTCAAGGTGAGCATGCTGATCAAGAAGGATGTGCAGCGATTTATAAAAGCGGACAGTGAAGCCGGTATCGGTTCAGAAGGAATTATCGGCGACAAGGTTATCGTACTTTCACCGGGGAATTACAAGTCAGGTATCGTAAAGGACGGCCAGCTTATTGCCTCGTCTGAACCTGTTGAAACCGACGCCATCATGCAAAGCCTTTCGGTCACTGCAGACAACGCGGCTGTAGCTTCGGAAGAAATAGCAGACATCCTTATCAAAATCAATAAAGGAGAAGGTACCCTCGGTCGCCTGATCCAGGATAAAAAAATGGCTGAAAATATCGACGCGACTTTAGGCAATCTTAAACGAAGCAGCAAAGGGCTTGAGGAAAACATGGAAGCGGCCAAACATAATTTCCTTTTACGCGGTTACTTCAGGAAAAAAGAAAAAGCTAAAAAAGAAGCGGAGGAGAAGGCTAAAAAAGAGGCAGAAAAGAAGGCTGAAAAAGCTAAGGATGCCAAAGAGAAGAAGTAA
- a CDS encoding YtxH domain-containing protein has product MSTGKVVLGALAGLAAGAVLGILFAPDKGSATRGKIAKKGKDSVDGLKQKYTDVIDQISSRFESVKDRASDFYEEGKEIASEARSSAASAANAVK; this is encoded by the coding sequence ATGAGTACAGGTAAAGTAGTTTTAGGAGCGCTGGCCGGATTGGCAGCAGGAGCAGTTTTGGGAATCTTGTTCGCACCGGATAAAGGTTCGGCAACACGCGGAAAAATCGCCAAAAAAGGAAAAGATTCTGTTGACGGCTTGAAGCAGAAATACACTGATGTAATCGACCAGATTTCATCGCGTTTTGAATCAGTAAAGGACCGCGCGTCAGACTTTTATGAAGAAGGAAAAGAAATCGCTTCAGAAGCCAGGTCGAGTGCTGCCAGCGCTGCAAACGCGGTAAAATAA
- a CDS encoding Maf family nucleotide pyrophosphatase — MLSQKLKNHHIILASGSPRRQQLLRGLDIDFEVRLKDVEEIYPDSLRGKEITEYLTKLKSDAFDALLAPNDILITSDTIVWFEDKALGKPKDEKEALHMLRSLSGNTHLVITSVGFRTHKTFDVITETTRVTFNPLTDEAIRYYVENYRPLDKAGSYGIQEWIGFVAVSKIEGSYANVMGFPVDRVFEYLSAISNL; from the coding sequence ATGCTTAGCCAAAAACTGAAAAACCATCACATCATTCTCGCATCAGGATCTCCGCGACGCCAGCAATTGCTCCGTGGCCTTGATATTGATTTTGAAGTCAGATTAAAAGATGTGGAGGAAATATACCCCGACAGCCTCCGAGGAAAGGAAATCACCGAGTACTTAACCAAACTGAAAAGTGATGCATTCGATGCCCTACTAGCGCCAAACGACATCCTGATTACGAGCGATACCATCGTTTGGTTTGAGGACAAAGCATTGGGTAAGCCTAAAGATGAAAAAGAGGCGTTGCATATGCTGCGATCGCTTTCGGGAAATACGCATCTTGTTATCACTTCAGTCGGATTCCGGACCCATAAGACATTTGATGTGATCACTGAAACCACACGTGTGACATTCAATCCCCTGACCGACGAGGCAATCCGTTATTACGTCGAAAATTACAGGCCTCTTGATAAGGCTGGATCATACGGAATCCAGGAATGGATTGGGTTTGTCGCGGTTTCCAAGATTGAGGGTTCCTACGCGAATGTTATGGGATTCCCGGTGGACCGGGTTTTCGAATATCTTTCGGCTATTTCTAATCTGTAA
- a CDS encoding ABC transporter ATP-binding protein: protein MKENTTPTENVIEVRNLYKGFGGMQVLNDLSFELRRGENLVILGKSGTGKSVTIKCIVRLLTADSGSINVMGQDVNQLKEKELDGIRQKIGFLFQSGALYDSMTVRQNLEFPLRRIKKDLSEADIEAKVKEVLENVGLPEAIDKMPSELSGGMRKRISLARTIIVDPQIMLYDEPTTGLDPVTSHEISLLINEIQHKYKTSSIVITHDIECARTTANRMIMLKEGKVYKEGKPQEFENTDDELINSYFQSQNIKNLKTT from the coding sequence ATGAAAGAAAATACTACACCTACCGAAAACGTGATTGAAGTCCGGAACCTGTACAAAGGGTTCGGCGGCATGCAGGTGCTAAATGATTTGTCGTTTGAGTTGCGCAGGGGCGAGAATCTTGTAATACTTGGGAAATCGGGTACAGGGAAATCCGTTACGATCAAGTGCATCGTACGGCTGCTCACCGCCGATTCAGGCAGTATCAATGTCATGGGCCAGGATGTAAACCAACTCAAGGAAAAGGAGCTTGACGGGATCCGCCAGAAAATCGGTTTTCTTTTCCAGAGCGGCGCCTTGTACGATTCAATGACTGTGAGGCAGAATCTCGAATTCCCACTTCGCCGTATCAAAAAGGACCTGTCCGAAGCCGACATTGAAGCCAAAGTAAAGGAAGTGCTGGAGAACGTCGGGCTTCCTGAAGCGATTGACAAAATGCCCTCAGAACTGTCAGGCGGTATGCGCAAAAGGATCAGTCTGGCCCGAACAATCATCGTAGATCCGCAAATCATGCTTTATGATGAGCCCACGACAGGACTTGATCCGGTAACATCGCACGAGATCAGCCTGCTTATCAACGAGATCCAGCATAAATACAAAACCTCATCTATTGTCATCACGCACGATATCGAGTGTGCCAGGACAACCGCAAACCGAATGATCATGCTGAAGGAAGGCAAGGTATACAAGGAGGGTAAGCCCCAGGAATTCGAAAATACCGATGACGAGCTGATCAATTCCTATTTCCAAAGTCAAAATATAAAAAATCTAAAAACAACTTAA
- a CDS encoding DUF3667 domain-containing protein, whose protein sequence is MHHNSCLNCGKLVHSKFCPDCGQKTDTHRIVLKHFLLHDFLHGVWHLERGILFTIREAFVRPGQAALDYISGKRIRYYNVFYLCLLIIGLNIVLNHFYDSFLPEEHVQRKLPDGSYDASGFFRDNIKFILLGIVPIVGLSAYIVFGRLKLNLAEHLILGGICLLGELVIGLAFFTVAFLVQLPGMPDAADYAVLLILLTMFFYPSWVYANATKGIYKWWGKLWRLIVFYILSIILMVFTLGVVLAFLSGFKGTVSF, encoded by the coding sequence ATGCACCATAACTCCTGCCTGAATTGCGGCAAGCTTGTACACAGCAAATTCTGTCCTGATTGCGGGCAAAAGACCGATACGCACCGCATTGTCCTGAAACATTTTCTGCTGCATGATTTTCTTCATGGCGTATGGCATTTAGAGCGCGGCATATTATTTACAATCAGGGAGGCTTTCGTAAGGCCGGGACAAGCCGCATTGGATTATATCTCAGGGAAACGCATCAGGTATTACAACGTGTTCTACCTGTGCTTGCTTATTATCGGATTGAATATCGTGCTGAACCACTTTTACGATAGTTTTTTACCCGAGGAGCATGTACAACGGAAACTTCCCGACGGTTCCTACGATGCCTCCGGTTTTTTCAGGGACAATATTAAATTCATCCTACTGGGCATCGTCCCGATTGTAGGACTATCGGCATATATTGTATTCGGCAGACTGAAACTGAACCTTGCAGAACACCTCATATTAGGCGGCATTTGTCTATTGGGTGAACTGGTTATCGGATTGGCCTTTTTTACCGTAGCTTTTCTGGTGCAATTGCCAGGCATGCCCGATGCCGCTGATTATGCCGTACTCCTGATCCTGCTGACCATGTTCTTTTATCCTTCGTGGGTGTATGCAAATGCAACGAAAGGAATTTACAAATGGTGGGGTAAACTTTGGCGGTTGATTGTGTTTTACATCCTTTCCATCATTTTGATGGTTTTTACGCTGGGCGTTGTGTTGGCTTTTCTCAGCGGATTTAAAGGCACGGTAAGTTTCTGA